The proteins below come from a single Natrinema sp. SYSU A 869 genomic window:
- a CDS encoding Hsp20/alpha crystallin family protein yields MTPEQFTPEEGQVARRYEYDDSTVMAVDFGTEEADASVDIVDGTVIVVIADDQYEIELPADTENPHTFIKNGVLTIELEEEL; encoded by the coding sequence ATGACTCCCGAACAATTCACCCCCGAAGAGGGACAGGTGGCTCGTCGATACGAATACGACGACAGCACAGTGATGGCTGTCGACTTCGGTACCGAGGAGGCCGACGCATCGGTCGACATCGTCGACGGTACTGTTATCGTCGTCATCGCCGATGACCAGTACGAGATCGAACTCCCTGCAGATACCGAGAACCCGCACACGTTTATCAAAAACGGCGTTCTCACTATCGAACTGGAGGAGGAACTATGA
- a CDS encoding CDC48 family AAA ATPase, producing the protein MKLTVKPLKQKDAGRGLAAIDRVSMNELDLENGDYIVIKGKSESQAVARVWPGYPEDEGRGIVRIDGRLRQEADVGIDDSVTIEPADVKPAKSVTVALPQNLRIRGDIGPLVRDKLSGQAVTEGQTVPFSLSFGPMAGSGQSVPLKIASTSPSGTVVITDSTSIEISETPAEQVQSGSGSAEGVPDVAYEDIGGLDDELDQVREMIELPMRHPELFQQLGIEPPKGVLLHGPPGTGKTLMAKAVANEIDAHFETISGPEIMSKYYGESEEQLREVFEEAEENAPSIIFIDELDSIAAKREEAGGDVERRVVAQLLSLMDGLEERGRVTVIAATNRVDAIDPALRRGGRFDREIEIGVPDKEGRKEILQVHTRGMPLDEGIDLDQYAESTHGFVGADLESLARESAMNALRRIRPELDLESEEIDADVLDSLEVSERDFKEALKGIQPSAMREVFVEVPDVTWNDVGGLDNTKEQLRETIQWPLDYPEVFDQMDMQAAKGVLMYGPPGTGKTLLAKAVANEAQSNFISIKGPELLNKYVGESEKGVREVFEKARSNAPTVIFFDEIDSIAGKRGQHQGDSGVGERVVSQLLTELDGLEELEDVVVIATTNRPDLIDSALLRPGRLDRHVHVPVPDEDGRKKIFDVHTRDKPLAESVDLEWLAGKTEGYVGADIEAVCREASMAASREFINSVDSEEMGDTIGNVRISKEHFEHALDEVNPSVSPDTREQYEELEGELQQAEPGQDEQLGRTFQ; encoded by the coding sequence ATGAAACTTACTGTCAAACCACTTAAACAAAAGGACGCCGGTCGCGGACTGGCCGCGATCGATCGTGTCTCCATGAACGAACTCGACCTCGAGAACGGGGACTACATCGTCATCAAGGGCAAAAGCGAGAGTCAGGCCGTCGCTCGCGTTTGGCCCGGCTACCCCGAAGACGAGGGACGCGGCATCGTCCGAATCGACGGCCGCCTGCGCCAGGAGGCCGACGTCGGTATCGACGACAGTGTCACCATCGAACCCGCCGATGTCAAACCGGCCAAATCGGTCACCGTCGCCTTGCCCCAGAATCTGCGGATCCGCGGTGACATCGGTCCGCTCGTCCGCGACAAGCTTTCCGGTCAGGCCGTCACCGAGGGTCAGACGGTACCGTTCTCGCTCTCGTTCGGGCCCATGGCCGGTTCCGGCCAGTCGGTCCCGCTGAAGATTGCGAGCACCTCGCCGTCGGGCACCGTTGTCATCACGGATTCGACGAGCATCGAAATCTCCGAGACCCCTGCCGAACAAGTCCAGTCCGGTAGCGGGTCCGCAGAGGGCGTCCCGGATGTCGCTTACGAGGACATCGGTGGCTTAGACGACGAGCTCGACCAGGTCCGCGAGATGATCGAACTGCCGATGCGCCACCCCGAGCTGTTCCAGCAGCTGGGGATCGAACCGCCGAAGGGCGTCCTCCTGCACGGCCCGCCGGGAACGGGGAAGACCCTGATGGCCAAGGCCGTCGCCAACGAGATCGACGCTCACTTCGAGACGATCTCCGGCCCGGAGATCATGTCGAAGTACTACGGTGAGTCCGAGGAACAGCTCCGCGAGGTCTTCGAGGAGGCTGAGGAGAACGCCCCCTCGATTATCTTCATCGACGAACTCGACTCCATCGCGGCCAAGCGCGAGGAGGCCGGCGGTGACGTCGAACGACGCGTCGTCGCCCAACTTCTCAGCCTGATGGACGGCCTCGAGGAACGGGGTCGCGTGACAGTCATCGCTGCGACCAACCGTGTCGACGCGATCGATCCAGCGCTCCGCCGCGGCGGTCGCTTCGACCGCGAGATCGAGATCGGCGTGCCCGACAAGGAGGGCCGCAAGGAGATCCTGCAGGTCCACACCCGCGGGATGCCCTTAGACGAGGGGATCGACCTCGATCAGTACGCCGAGAGCACGCACGGCTTCGTCGGTGCCGACCTCGAGTCGCTGGCCCGCGAGAGCGCGATGAACGCGCTCCGTCGCATCCGCCCCGAACTCGACCTCGAGTCCGAGGAAATCGACGCCGACGTGCTCGACTCCCTGGAAGTGAGCGAGCGAGACTTCAAGGAGGCGCTCAAGGGCATCCAGCCCTCCGCGATGCGCGAGGTCTTCGTCGAGGTCCCCGACGTCACCTGGAACGACGTCGGTGGACTAGACAATACCAAAGAGCAACTCCGCGAGACGATCCAGTGGCCGCTGGACTACCCCGAGGTGTTCGATCAGATGGACATGCAGGCCGCCAAGGGCGTCCTCATGTACGGTCCACCGGGCACGGGGAAGACGCTGCTCGCCAAGGCCGTCGCCAACGAGGCCCAGTCGAACTTCATCTCGATCAAGGGCCCCGAACTGCTGAACAAGTACGTCGGCGAGTCCGAGAAGGGCGTCCGAGAGGTCTTCGAGAAGGCACGGTCGAACGCACCGACCGTGATCTTCTTCGACGAGATAGACTCGATCGCAGGCAAACGCGGCCAGCACCAGGGTGACTCCGGCGTCGGTGAACGCGTCGTCTCCCAGCTCCTGACCGAACTCGACGGCCTCGAGGAACTCGAGGACGTCGTCGTGATCGCCACGACCAACCGGCCGGACCTGATCGACAGCGCCCTGCTCCGTCCCGGACGCCTCGACCGTCACGTTCACGTGCCGGTTCCCGACGAGGACGGTCGCAAGAAGATCTTCGATGTTCACACCCGCGACAAGCCGCTAGCCGAATCGGTCGACCTTGAGTGGCTCGCGGGCAAGACAGAGGGCTACGTCGGTGCCGACATCGAAGCGGTCTGTCGCGAGGCTTCGATGGCCGCCAGCCGCGAGTTCATCAACTCGGTCGACTCCGAGGAGATGGGCGACACCATCGGCAACGTCCGCATCAGCAAGGAACACTTCGAGCACGCGCTCGACGAGGTCAACCCGAGCGTCTCTCCCGACACCCGCGAGCAGTACGAGGAACTCGAAGGCGAGCTCCAGCAGGCCGAACCCGGGCAGGACGAACAGCTCGGCCGCACCTTCCAGTAA
- a CDS encoding helix-turn-helix domain-containing protein — protein MSEADAVDALVELGLRTYEAQCFVALTQLSEGTAKEISQVADVPQSRVYDVVEQLHRIGLVDVQESEPRRYSVVPVAVAGKRLQQEYRGHLETATTHLQELEQRTTDEDGVWKVASDQDVHNRTAAAIENATNEIYLLVADEELLEPALFERLDAARKRCVAVFVEVPSVSARQAIHNVVSTANVAVTGFDFDSYSETDRELGRLLLVDRETIVLSALTEGLVPSETTETGVWSSERGHGLVVWLRYTLEERLAALEFETGDPVGPYDPNAECTTCEE, from the coding sequence ATGTCTGAAGCCGATGCCGTCGACGCACTGGTGGAGCTAGGGCTTCGAACGTACGAGGCGCAGTGTTTCGTCGCACTCACACAACTCTCGGAGGGGACGGCAAAGGAGATCAGTCAAGTCGCCGATGTCCCCCAATCACGCGTCTACGATGTCGTCGAACAGTTACACCGGATCGGCCTCGTCGATGTCCAGGAGTCGGAGCCGCGCAGATACAGCGTCGTCCCCGTTGCGGTTGCCGGGAAACGACTGCAACAGGAGTATCGCGGCCACCTCGAGACCGCGACCACACATCTACAGGAACTCGAGCAACGGACGACCGACGAAGACGGTGTCTGGAAGGTTGCCAGCGATCAAGACGTACATAACCGGACGGCAGCGGCCATCGAGAACGCCACGAACGAGATCTATCTCCTCGTCGCGGACGAAGAGCTGCTCGAGCCGGCCCTGTTCGAGCGACTCGATGCCGCGCGCAAGCGGTGCGTTGCAGTCTTCGTCGAAGTTCCGTCGGTATCGGCTCGACAGGCCATCCACAATGTCGTCTCGACAGCGAACGTTGCTGTCACCGGTTTCGACTTCGATTCGTACAGCGAAACGGATCGGGAACTCGGTCGACTGCTGTTGGTCGACCGGGAGACGATCGTGTTGAGTGCGCTGACGGAGGGACTCGTCCCGAGCGAAACGACCGAAACGGGGGTCTGGTCCAGCGAGCGAGGTCACGGGCTCGTCGTCTGGCTCCGATATACCCTCGAGGAACGACTGGCAGCGCTCGAGTTCGAAACCGGTGACCCGGTCGGGCCGTACGACCCGAACGCGGAGTGTACGACGTGCGAAGAATGA
- the panB gene encoding 3-methyl-2-oxobutanoate hydroxymethyltransferase has translation MPTVRDLRANAGEEPITMLTAYDAPTASIVDEAGVDVILVGDSLGNASLGYENTLPVTVDDMARHTGAVARATDDALIVADMPFLSVGIDEAASLENAGRMLKEEDAHAVKLECGPHTVDLTEKLVQLGIPVMAHLGLTPQHVNQYGGYPRQGTDQAAAERILELAEAHEDAGAFSLVLEHVPSNLAADVTAALDIPTIGIGAGPDCDGQVLVVDDAIGLSEWSPSFSTQFGNVRAEMESAVGEYVSAVESGEFPAEEHSHEESDLDDIY, from the coding sequence ATGCCTACCGTGCGGGATCTCCGGGCGAACGCGGGCGAGGAACCGATCACGATGTTGACGGCCTACGACGCGCCCACAGCGTCGATCGTCGACGAAGCCGGCGTCGACGTCATTCTCGTCGGGGACAGCCTCGGCAACGCCAGCCTGGGCTACGAAAACACCCTTCCAGTGACAGTCGACGACATGGCTCGTCACACCGGCGCGGTCGCGCGAGCGACCGACGACGCCCTCATCGTCGCCGATATGCCCTTCCTCTCGGTCGGGATCGACGAAGCAGCCAGCCTCGAGAACGCGGGCCGGATGCTCAAGGAGGAAGACGCCCACGCGGTCAAACTCGAGTGTGGTCCTCACACCGTCGACCTAACCGAGAAACTGGTCCAACTCGGGATTCCGGTGATGGCCCACCTCGGGCTGACTCCCCAGCACGTTAATCAGTACGGCGGCTATCCCCGACAGGGGACGGATCAGGCGGCCGCGGAACGTATCCTCGAGTTAGCCGAGGCCCACGAGGACGCCGGTGCGTTCTCGCTAGTCTTGGAGCACGTCCCGTCGAATCTCGCGGCCGACGTGACCGCGGCACTGGACATCCCGACGATCGGAATCGGTGCCGGACCGGACTGTGACGGGCAGGTACTCGTGGTCGACGACGCGATCGGGTTGAGCGAGTGGTCGCCCTCGTTCTCGACGCAGTTCGGGAACGTCCGCGCCGAGATGGAGTCCGCGGTTGGGGAGTACGTGTCGGCAGTCGAGTCCGGTGAGTTCCCCGCCGAGGAACACAGCCACGAGGAGAGCGACCTCGACGACATCTATTGA
- a CDS encoding alpha/beta hydrolase, with protein sequence MEMVPHHGRETAYDVVDRGGDGPPICCVHGSGGSRDVWAGQRPLADAHPIVTIDLSGHGDSDNIDASAGYSTLSAYADDVLAVVEATDSEVLVGNSLGGAVVLQILIEREFNPEAAVLTGTGARLGVLEDLLAWLKSDFERAVEFLHGPDRLFHDPNPELRERSMERMYDTGQAVTRRDFLTCHEFDVRDRIDSIDIPTLAVYGEYDQLTPPWFHEYLADEIDGAGIAEIEDAAHLAMVEQPAAFNGVVEEFLAGIARDRNRDWY encoded by the coding sequence ATGGAAATGGTACCACACCACGGCCGGGAGACGGCATACGATGTCGTCGACCGAGGCGGGGACGGACCGCCGATCTGTTGCGTCCACGGGAGCGGGGGATCGCGCGACGTCTGGGCAGGCCAGCGGCCGCTCGCGGACGCTCATCCAATCGTCACGATCGATCTCAGCGGCCACGGTGACTCGGACAATATCGATGCGAGCGCCGGCTACTCGACGCTGTCGGCCTACGCCGACGACGTGCTGGCCGTCGTCGAAGCGACGGATTCGGAGGTCCTCGTCGGCAACTCGCTGGGCGGTGCCGTCGTCCTCCAGATCCTAATCGAGCGCGAGTTTAACCCCGAAGCGGCCGTGCTGACGGGAACCGGTGCGCGACTCGGCGTGCTCGAGGACCTGCTGGCATGGCTCAAGTCCGACTTCGAGCGGGCGGTCGAGTTCCTCCATGGCCCGGATCGGCTCTTTCACGACCCCAATCCGGAGCTCCGAGAGCGATCGATGGAACGGATGTACGACACCGGACAGGCGGTCACGCGCCGGGATTTCCTGACCTGCCACGAGTTCGACGTCCGCGATCGCATCGATTCGATCGACATCCCTACCCTCGCGGTGTACGGAGAGTACGACCAACTGACGCCGCCGTGGTTCCACGAGTATCTCGCCGACGAAATCGACGGAGCCGGCATCGCCGAAATCGAGGATGCTGCCCATCTGGCGATGGTCGAGCAACCGGCCGCGTTCAACGGCGTCGTCGAGGAATTCCTGGCGGGAATCGCCAGGGATCGAAACCGAGACTGGTACTGA